In a genomic window of Agarivorans albus:
- a CDS encoding LysR family transcriptional regulator — MHNDIPKYNLLAAFAAVMEHGSLSKAAEHLNTNQSTISTMLGRLKNEVQQELFIRSGRGVAPTNYSVNLYAQIQEPLQQLNSVFHSFGQFDAAHSKRNFVITAPEHLQWVLLDQFAKLPNKNISLEVFDQPVYEENIYDALITQEYDLMIDILPPKEPSLNSQKLYDGDFVVVCSQDHPRIQGSLSEAQYMQEEHAVLERKRQHLYTMSHYTNIDLSKRRVAYHGGSLFSNIMMCSQSHYLSAVPLSMALQFEERLQLQVFRPPFEFKPVSNYLIWPKKVTQDPANTWLRNELINIANKIEEYMQENFQ; from the coding sequence ATGCACAACGATATCCCCAAATACAATTTGCTGGCGGCATTTGCAGCGGTAATGGAGCATGGCAGTTTGAGCAAGGCAGCAGAGCACCTAAATACAAATCAGTCGACCATTTCTACTATGCTAGGGCGCCTAAAAAATGAGGTACAGCAGGAACTGTTTATTCGCAGTGGCCGCGGTGTAGCCCCCACCAATTATTCGGTAAATCTTTACGCGCAAATTCAAGAGCCGCTGCAGCAACTAAACTCGGTGTTCCACTCCTTTGGACAGTTTGACGCTGCTCACTCAAAACGAAATTTTGTGATAACCGCTCCCGAGCACTTACAGTGGGTATTACTCGATCAGTTTGCCAAGCTGCCCAATAAAAATATCAGCCTCGAAGTGTTCGACCAACCGGTATACGAAGAAAACATATACGACGCTTTAATCACGCAAGAATACGACCTAATGATTGATATTCTGCCGCCCAAAGAGCCAAGCTTGAATAGCCAAAAACTCTATGACGGCGACTTTGTGGTGGTATGTAGCCAAGACCATCCTAGGATTCAAGGCAGCTTATCTGAAGCGCAGTATATGCAAGAAGAGCACGCAGTATTAGAAAGAAAAAGACAACACCTTTACACCATGAGCCACTATACCAATATTGATTTAAGCAAACGGCGGGTGGCTTACCACGGTGGTTCGCTGTTTAGCAATATTATGATGTGTAGCCAATCACACTACCTGTCTGCTGTGCCTTTATCCATGGCGTTACAGTTTGAAGAACGGCTACAGCTGCAGGTTTTTAGACCACCATTCGAATTTAAACCTGTGTCCAATTACCTTATTTGGCCGAAAAAGGTTACTCAAGATCCCGCAAATACTTGGCTAAGAAATGAGTTGATTAACATAGCTAATAAAATTGAAGAATATATGCAGGAAAATTTTCAATAA
- a CDS encoding PEP-CTERM sorting domain-containing protein, which translates to MKALLLTLTTLFMAMSANATVMLTSDNPAQAPGVETYLGDFPTPFSDPTAFPNVPVAQSVFDAGSDIRAAFMLDLDMLDETTDEGTGFYLNGLLDLEFYWFNGANLVWQNYNPYSWDQIEAWQPTFDVLAVWSDSSLFDDGLVESGAWTVVAAVEGSVIGGKQFSVPEPASYALVLFGLLAIVGRRMRGSFFAK; encoded by the coding sequence ATGAAAGCACTACTATTAACCTTAACGACATTGTTTATGGCTATGTCGGCAAATGCAACGGTAATGTTAACTAGCGACAACCCAGCGCAAGCACCGGGAGTGGAAACCTATTTAGGTGATTTTCCAACACCTTTTAGTGATCCGACTGCTTTTCCTAACGTTCCTGTTGCTCAAAGCGTGTTTGACGCAGGCTCTGACATTCGAGCGGCATTTATGCTTGATCTTGATATGTTAGATGAAACTACAGATGAAGGTACTGGCTTCTACTTAAATGGCCTATTGGACCTCGAGTTTTACTGGTTTAATGGCGCTAATTTAGTGTGGCAAAACTATAACCCTTACTCTTGGGATCAAATCGAAGCTTGGCAGCCTACCTTTGATGTTCTTGCTGTATGGAGTGATAGCAGTTTGTTTGACGACGGCCTAGTAGAAAGTGGCGCTTGGACAGTGGTTGCTGCAGTTGAAGGAAGTGTAATTGGCGGTAAGCAATTTTCAGTTCCAGAACCAGCAAGTTATGCCTTAGTGCTATTTGGTTTACTTGCCATTGTGGGCAGAAGAATGCGCGGTTCATTTTTCGCTAAATAA
- a CDS encoding alkyl sulfatase dimerization domain-containing protein — translation MTNRCKQVLLPLAISSTLLVAGYTQATPVIEASSSVGQELQTSAASQYQNIDLGARYNDGVLIEHSSNLFWGKGERIKVLSKTGETLAYTAESEHVHPTLTKHSRKMDQAIIQVDHNVYLGYGFGIDTPVMIEGDDGIIIVDPGESVEMAESVKQQFRQITTKPVKAIIYSHNHIDHISGVRAWVSDEEVSSGAVKIIAQDGLTDAVANWSSNLGTLFGHRTSYTGAKHVEEGEHGTVNDGLGPRFMQGAISFIEPNTLIAANATLDITIAGVHMQIVNVPSETKDEVVVYLPEQKILHAAEVLQGENFPNLHTIRGTKFRDPAMWFKGIDVMRQFDTEIMINSHGRPVEGKAAVANVLTAYRDAIQYTHDQTIRYMNKGLTPDELVEVVKLPKHLAEHPWLGEHYGTVAHAVRQIYVGYVGFFEADPWQLEPMAYQQRAKAFVELMGGRDNIINTAKVAIEAKNYTFAAEILSYPITVNKDDMQARQLKADAYKAWSAEQVNINWRNWALNAAAELEGERDFSNLISFASVDVLTALPSKQIFDMMTATLIAEKTIDVNMSMSYSFADTGESFTIEIRNGIAQLHEEVLTEANVQINTSRAVLNQILMAGPNALQVIARNMETGSFSFAEGSIKDFGLFMSYFDQATRPQDLMLIVR, via the coding sequence ATGACAAATCGATGTAAGCAGGTGTTATTGCCACTAGCTATTTCTAGTACTTTGCTTGTAGCGGGATATACCCAAGCAACACCCGTAATCGAAGCTAGCTCTAGCGTAGGACAAGAACTGCAAACGAGTGCAGCAAGCCAATACCAAAATATTGATTTAGGTGCTCGCTATAACGACGGCGTGTTGATTGAGCATTCATCAAACCTGTTCTGGGGTAAAGGTGAGCGAATCAAGGTATTGTCTAAAACCGGTGAGACTTTAGCTTACACGGCTGAATCTGAGCATGTTCACCCAACGTTGACTAAACATAGCCGCAAGATGGATCAAGCCATCATTCAGGTAGACCACAATGTTTACCTAGGCTACGGATTTGGTATTGATACACCAGTTATGATTGAAGGTGATGATGGCATCATCATTGTTGATCCTGGTGAGTCTGTAGAGATGGCTGAGTCGGTTAAACAGCAATTTAGGCAAATCACCACTAAGCCTGTGAAAGCAATAATTTACTCGCACAATCATATCGACCACATCTCTGGTGTGCGAGCTTGGGTTAGCGATGAAGAGGTAAGCTCTGGTGCAGTTAAAATTATTGCTCAGGACGGCCTAACCGATGCGGTAGCAAACTGGTCATCTAACCTTGGTACTTTGTTTGGTCACCGTACTTCATACACTGGGGCAAAGCATGTTGAAGAGGGCGAACACGGTACCGTAAACGACGGTCTTGGCCCGCGCTTTATGCAGGGCGCTATTTCTTTTATTGAGCCTAATACACTAATTGCGGCCAACGCTACCTTAGATATCACTATTGCTGGCGTGCACATGCAAATTGTAAACGTACCTTCTGAGACTAAAGACGAAGTGGTTGTTTACCTACCCGAGCAAAAAATCCTGCATGCTGCGGAAGTATTGCAAGGTGAAAACTTCCCAAACTTACACACTATTCGTGGTACTAAGTTCCGCGACCCAGCAATGTGGTTTAAAGGTATTGATGTGATGCGTCAGTTTGATACTGAAATCATGATCAACTCACATGGGCGTCCAGTTGAAGGTAAAGCAGCGGTAGCTAACGTTTTAACGGCTTATCGAGATGCGATTCAATATACCCATGACCAAACTATTCGTTACATGAATAAAGGATTAACACCGGACGAATTAGTTGAAGTGGTGAAGTTACCTAAGCATCTAGCAGAGCATCCTTGGTTAGGCGAACACTACGGCACCGTTGCGCATGCTGTTCGTCAGATTTACGTTGGCTATGTGGGCTTCTTTGAAGCTGATCCTTGGCAACTAGAACCGATGGCTTATCAGCAACGCGCTAAGGCTTTCGTTGAACTAATGGGCGGACGTGACAACATTATCAACACAGCAAAAGTGGCAATTGAAGCCAAAAACTACACTTTTGCGGCAGAGATCCTATCGTACCCAATTACCGTGAATAAAGATGATATGCAGGCTCGCCAGCTTAAGGCTGATGCTTATAAAGCCTGGTCTGCTGAGCAAGTAAACATTAATTGGCGTAACTGGGCTCTTAACGCTGCAGCTGAGCTAGAGGGAGAGCGTGATTTCTCTAACCTAATTAGTTTTGCCTCGGTTGACGTATTAACGGCGCTACCAAGCAAACAAATCTTCGACATGATGACCGCTACCTTAATTGCTGAAAAAACCATAGATGTGAACATGTCTATGAGCTACAGCTTTGCTGATACTGGTGAGTCTTTCACTATTGAGATCCGCAATGGTATTGCTCAGTTACATGAAGAAGTGCTAACTGAGGCCAATGTGCAGATCAACACATCTCGTGCAGTGCTTAACCAAATACTCATGGCTGGACCAAATGCACTGCAAGTGATCGCCCGCAATATGGAAACAGGCAGCTTTAGTTTTGCAGAAGGCAGCATTAAAGACTTCGGTTTATTCATGAGCTACTTTGACCAAGCAACTCGCCCACAAGACTTAATGCTAATTGTACGCTAA
- a CDS encoding DUF3360 family protein has product MSSKNKTFYRDMRRKAQEFDNREEFLNHDLKIMSFRRWGIHLPLRDYSIEIEDWVPALAATIGKVVMVTAMVAAFAAQFGLSPEFVAENVRYELLIAGALFVILFSAILNPNANLAGTHGPMIPLIPLIAAAGGHPLALGLMVCVFGLILAYTKGGSKLMTLTGVGVRGGLLIYLGAVGLIGQINKTEAWASAGNQGYISFAVIGVTVLVYAYLAKVGKRWLAIPLCSALAGIVAYVCGADFAFTTAPGLPHFSPFYWWGEDTGWQLGWPNLQHFIAVIPFALLAVAMWSPDYLGHRVFQELNYPKEAKGVLMDVDDTMVGASVRQGVGALLGGGNLASSWGTYMIPAAIAKRPIPGGALLTGILCVLASVLGYPMDLAMWEPVLRVALIVGVFLPLLEAGMQMIHKHKDSLSAGICIFACAFVNPVFGWATTMLLDNMGLIGDHERAKELSAKDKYLIPGVAFVICVGSLAMVGQLPGIPALIGN; this is encoded by the coding sequence ATGTCTAGTAAGAACAAGACATTCTATAGAGATATGCGCCGAAAAGCGCAGGAATTCGACAACCGTGAAGAATTTTTGAACCACGATCTCAAAATTATGAGTTTTCGTCGCTGGGGGATCCATTTACCACTGCGAGATTACAGCATTGAGATTGAGGATTGGGTTCCAGCCTTAGCCGCCACCATTGGTAAAGTAGTGATGGTAACCGCAATGGTTGCCGCGTTTGCCGCGCAATTTGGCTTATCGCCAGAGTTTGTTGCCGAAAACGTACGTTATGAGCTGCTTATTGCCGGCGCCTTATTTGTAATTTTGTTCTCTGCTATTTTAAACCCCAATGCAAACTTGGCCGGAACCCATGGGCCAATGATCCCCTTAATTCCCTTGATTGCTGCTGCAGGAGGACACCCGCTAGCGCTGGGTTTAATGGTGTGTGTATTTGGTTTGATTTTGGCTTATACCAAGGGGGGCTCTAAGTTAATGACACTAACCGGGGTTGGTGTTAGAGGGGGCTTGTTGATTTACCTTGGTGCTGTGGGTTTAATTGGTCAAATTAACAAAACAGAAGCTTGGGCGTCAGCTGGAAACCAAGGTTACATATCATTTGCGGTGATTGGCGTTACCGTTTTAGTGTATGCCTATTTAGCAAAAGTAGGTAAGCGTTGGTTAGCTATTCCGCTTTGTTCAGCGTTAGCGGGTATTGTTGCCTATGTATGTGGAGCAGATTTTGCCTTTACTACCGCGCCAGGTTTGCCACACTTCAGTCCATTTTACTGGTGGGGTGAAGATACTGGTTGGCAATTAGGCTGGCCGAATCTTCAGCACTTCATTGCGGTTATTCCTTTTGCTTTGCTTGCGGTTGCTATGTGGTCACCAGATTATTTAGGTCACCGTGTATTCCAAGAGCTTAATTACCCGAAAGAAGCCAAAGGCGTGTTAATGGATGTGGATGACACCATGGTGGGTGCATCTGTGCGTCAAGGTGTTGGGGCATTATTGGGCGGAGGTAATTTAGCCTCATCGTGGGGAACCTACATGATCCCTGCCGCTATTGCTAAGCGCCCGATTCCTGGTGGTGCTTTGTTAACCGGTATCTTGTGTGTATTGGCATCGGTACTTGGTTATCCAATGGACTTAGCCATGTGGGAGCCTGTGTTGCGTGTTGCTCTTATCGTTGGAGTGTTCTTGCCTTTGCTTGAAGCTGGCATGCAAATGATTCACAAGCACAAAGATTCTTTAAGTGCCGGTATTTGTATTTTTGCCTGTGCTTTTGTTAATCCAGTGTTTGGTTGGGCCACTACCATGCTCCTAGATAACATGGGCTTAATTGGCGACCATGAGCGCGCTAAAGAACTATCAGCTAAAGATAAGTACCTTATTCCGGGCGTAGCCTTTGTGATTTGTGTGGGATCGCTAGCGATGGTGGGCCAGCTTCCTGGCATTCCAGCTTTAATTGGTAATTAA